A genomic segment from Candidatus Schekmanbacteria bacterium encodes:
- a CDS encoding twin-arginine translocation signal domain-containing protein translates to MKKEKGGLDRRDFIKTSGAVLGGAVLAAASPNIKSAESAGPPKGRPMAMPPKPLPKMPADAKPAVMYGQIHETDMLGNALNALIQTYASSTPYQHKFNDALVKAHLSYIEFLIKNKMIKKYIKFDREFLAPLMKRVVKRVKKKGGTKDDILAYMFEGTECSFQLFEKIYKRPNERLVVCPFREGIKHNAFLGTTLKIEQVCKNFCTPRWEGQAEEGGIKVKVTPGEICSIKVV, encoded by the coding sequence ATGAAAAAGGAGAAGGGTGGTTTAGACAGGAGAGATTTCATTAAAACATCCGGCGCAGTATTAGGTGGTGCAGTTTTGGCTGCCGCTTCACCAAATATCAAATCAGCTGAATCTGCTGGGCCACCAAAAGGGAGACCTATGGCAATGCCTCCAAAACCATTGCCTAAAATGCCAGCAGACGCTAAGCCGGCAGTTATGTATGGGCAGATACATGAAACAGATATGCTTGGTAATGCCTTGAATGCCTTGATTCAAACATATGCCTCTTCAACACCATATCAACATAAATTCAACGATGCTCTTGTAAAAGCGCATCTTAGCTACATAGAGTTTTTAATCAAGAATAAAATGATTAAAAAATATATTAAATTTGATAGAGAATTCCTTGCTCCTCTTATGAAGAGAGTGGTAAAAAGAGTTAAGAAGAAGGGCGGCACGAAAGATGACATCCTTGCTTATATGTTTGAAGGTACAGAATGTTCATTTCAACTCTTTGAAAAAATCTACAAACGCCCTAATGAGAGGCTTGTTGTATGTCCTTTTAGAGAAGGAATTAAACATAATGCCTTTCTTGGTACAACGCTAAAAATAGAGCAGGTATGCAAAAATTTCTGTACGCCAAGATGGGAAGGCCAAGCGGAAGAGGGTGGAATAAAGGTCAAGGTTACTCCTGGAGAAATTTGTTCAATTAAGGTTGTTTGA